The Pseudomonas cucumis sequence ATACCCATGGCGGTGGCCAGCTCACCCGCTGCGGCCGCGAGGCCGAAACGAGCGGCTGCCCGGTGTGCCTGTCCGCTGGCCGAGGCCGGTAGCGACTGAGCGATAAACTCTTCCAGCGTGCGACGCAGGATGGCGGACCAACCGTGACGTTTGCCCGGTTCGCACAGTGCAGTGAGGAAAGCGGTGAGTGGAGTGCCGTAATACTTCGCTACCCGCGCCTTGAGCGCGTCAGCCAGTGACGCCGCATCCTCAAAGCCGTTCAACGCATCGAACATGCCGAGGCCTTTGCTCGCATCGGCCGGAACGGCGAGCATGCGTACCTCCATGCCCGCTTTCAGTTCCTTGTTGGCTTCGGCCATGTGCTGAGCAAGCGTCTTCTCTCCGGTGGAGAGAAACAGCAGACGCCACTCCTGTACCTGTCGGCCTGCTTGGCCACGGTCATTGGCGCGTGCCTTGCCGGTGCCGTTGCCGAGCATGTACACCGTCTCGCCGATGATGCGCGGATCGCACATGCCTATTTCATCCAGCACCAGAAGCCCGTCGGAATGCGCGGCGGCGATGGATTCCAGCGCGTTATCGGTGGAGCGCCACGAACGCACCAGACGCGGCCCGCCGTAGATCGAGGCAGCAACTTGCAGGTGCGTGGTCTTGCCGCCTGAACTGTCGCCGTACAAATGGAAGCCGCCCGATTCATGGCCGAGCATGTGCAGCAGCGGGCCAGCAAAGGCCACTCCGACGACGAACGCCAATCGATGATTGCCGACGCACAGTGCGCCGATCTGCTCCTGCCACTGCTCAAGCGAGCCTGCTTCGCTGATCGGCGGAAGCTGAGAACCTGCCTCGTAAAAGTGCAGGTGTTCGCTGTGTGCGCCGACCTGTTGCTCTGGCAGCAGAAAGGCGCTGTCGTGCCAGCCCAAGCGGGTGACCAGTCGTGCCCGTTGCGCGCTGTCGAAGCCGCCGAGGTAACTCTGCAGGTCGTTGCGTGCGTTGCGCCCTGAGCGGCTGCCCGCGAGGCGTAGTCCCATATCTACCAACGGTCCGAGTACGTCCTTGCCGAAGTCGCTGGTCATGGTGCGCGCCGGAATATTCCAGCGTTTCTTGGCGCCGTCGGGATCGTCGAACTCGACCAGTAGTCCCCAGTTCTGGCCTTTGTCGTCGCGGGTGCGAGCCAGGATTTCCAGTGGCGAACACACCGGCCGCGCCTCGCCGTCGTCGCCCGCATAAAACACGCCTTCGGACGTGAGGCGAAAGCCTCCGGGCATCAGGTCGTTTTTCGATTTAACGGGACGCTTGGCTGCTGCTTTTGCCTTCGGTTCCGGCTTGGTCTCGGTGTGATCGGGTACCGGCTTTACGACAGCCAGCCCGAACAGTTCACCGCTCCTTTCCAGCTCGGCAATATGAGCGGCTGTCCAGCCTTTGGCGAGCGCATCGGCCGCATCGTCGCCGTCATCCCATTGACCACCTTTGGCGAAGGCGGCTCGGTCGTTCTTCAGCGTGGGCTTACGTTTGAACACCTCCAGCGCGATGACCCGAACCGAAGCGGCGCCGATTTCACGCAGCTTATCGGCAACGGCTTCCATGCAGGCTTTGCCGCTGACATCGTTGTCCGGCCACAACAGCACTTCGCGACCCTTGAGCGGTGTTAGGTCGGCTTTGTGCCAAGAGTTGGAGCCGTTCGGCCAGCAGGTGGCCGCGTAGCCGGACAACAGTTCGGCGGCGGCGTCGGCAGCTTTCTCGCCTTCGCAGAGAATAACCGGTGCGTCAGCGCGCTGGGTCAGTTCGTCAAGGCGCAGCAGTGGACGCGGATCGGGCAGACCCTGCCAGCGCCATTGCGTGGTCTGGCCATCGGCGCGCTGACACCATGTCAGGGGAGCAAAGACTTTCTTCGGTCTGCCGTCTTCATCCGGCGCAAGGTCGAAGCGGTAGAGCGCCATGAGTGGCTGGCCCTGCGCGTCGCGGTAGATCCACACCTTGGACGGCGCGCCGTGTTGCCGATGCTTGGCCGGGCACTTATTCATGGCCTCGGCCGGGATCGGCTGAATGGCACTCCACTCAGGTGCTTTTGTCTTGGTAGACGCTGGCTTGGCCTGGGTGGCGCCGGGCGATACGTTGAGCAGATATTCCAGTTTGTTACAGGCCTCGACGTCGGTGCCCCCGTCCAGATAACGCACCAGATCGATCAGGTCACCGCCCTTGTCGCCGGTAGCGAAGTCGGCCCACGTGCCCTTGCTCAAATTGATCTTGAGCGAACCGGCACGCTTGTCGCTGCGGGTCGGATTCGGTGCGGTGTATTCCTTGCCACCGTCTACGCGCTTGCCATTGGGCAGCCAGTGCGACAGGACACGATCAATGTCTTTCAGTGCGGCGGTTTTCACGTCGGCGAAGCTGGGACGTTTCGCGGAGTTGCTCGGGCGTTGGCTCATGCGTCAGCCCTCGCCAAGAACAGCGCGTCGTTGATGTCGTCGATCAATGCTTTGGCCATCTCGCCAAGGTACAGAGCAGGCCAACTGAAACGCTCACCGTGGTCGCTCATGGCGGCGTCGAAGTTCAGCTGGTTGGCGTGATGTTGCAGCAGGGAAACCATCTCCAGTGCATCCTCGACCGGTACTCCGGCATTGACCCGGAACAGCTTCAAGTCAGTGGCGTTCACGCGAGTAAATGTTGCGTGACCACGGGTGGTGGAGGTGGTCATAGCGCACCGCCTTTCTGCGCGACCGGAATGGAGGTGTTGTCACCGTGCAAGGTGAGGGTTTTGATCAGGCCGAGAGTGCCGCGCACGTCCCAGAGGACGGCGGCGATCACATGATTGGCTAGGCGCGAGGATTCACTTTCGAAGTGATCCTCCAGCAGCGTCAGCACGGAGTCTGCACGATCTATGGCGCAGGTGATGGCGTCGATAGGAACCCCAGCTTCTGCTTTCGGATTTACGCAGAGCAGGTCTTCCGGCAGGGCAAAACTCAGGGCGCTGTTCATTGGGCACCGCCTGCGGTTTCGAGTGCGCGGGCTTTGGCCATGTGGCTGTTGTAGCGGGAGAGACGGGTAGCGAGGCTGGAATTGGCATGTAAAGCGGCGAGAGCCATTGCACGGTGTGCAGCGGCGCGAATTTTGGACGGATTGAGGGTGTGCATGGGGTGACGCTCCTGTATGTGGGGAGCTGCCACGGTTCGCCGTCAAACGAATTGGGGTGGCAGCTGTGCGCAGGTTGACGGACCGGGCATACAGGACCCCGGCAGACCCGAAGGTCTCCCACGCACAGCCACCATAAAACGGGAATGCGGGTACAAAAAAAGCGCCTGCAATCGATATGGGGGCGCCTATGCGCCTGTATGTACTCGGGCCGTCAAACCCGGTCGCTGAATTTGCAGCGACGGCCAGAGAGTAACGTCCGTTTTTCGAAAGTGCAACCGTGCGTATAACTTGCGAAATTTTCAGGTGCGGCATAAATTGTTCTGGCATGTAGATTTACCTCAACGCCTCCGGATCGCTCCCGGGGGCGTTTTCATTTCAGGCATGAACTTCCCAGCGCAGGGAAAGCAGGGGCAGGAAGTCACCATCGATCATGGCGCGAGCATCTTCGTAGGCGGCTGCTTGCTGGCCTTCGTCGACAGTCACTGCATTGAATTTTTCGGTGTGGAAGGTAATGGCGCACCAGGTGCCGTCAGGCCAACTGAGCACACCAACGACGCGACTTTGTTTTTCCTGCCGGCTGCGATAACGCTCAAGGCGTTGCATGTAACGCGGCGAAAAACCGACTTGGCGCAGAATTGAGAAGGGTTGCAACACTGCCGTAGTGATAGGTCTTTTTCTCATGCTGCCACCCGATCACGTGCAGCGATGCGCGCGCGAGTCCATGCTTGAATCTCTCCGAGCACCCACGCGACTGGCGCACTTCGGGCGTTACTGTTACTTAGCTTCACTGGGAGTGGAAATCCACTCTCAGGTTGGCGCATGAGCTTGTAGATGGTCGGGCGGGCAAGCCCAACGATTGATACCACCTCGGGCATACGGATGAGAGTCGTGGCGGGGTCGTGTGAAGCAAGGTGTTTTATTGCGGTAGTCATAGCGATCCAAACCTGCGTTTATTGAGACGACAGGCCATACGCTACGGAGAGGGAGGGGAACGGACTGTGTCCGCTCCCTTTTTATTTGAGTGGTCGAAGACCTAGCGCGGTCAAATGGTCGCGGATGGTTTTCTTGGTGCCGTGAACGGCCTGGTCGAACAGCAGGTTGGTTAGCTCTGCATCTGTCAGGTTTCGTTTCTCGATTCGCCGGCCTGCAATAATTTGCTCTGCGGCTGCCTTTATGTTTGAGCGCCGATCCATCGTTTCTATTTGTGTTTTAGAGCCTGCCTCTTGATTACCTTTGCCAGCCTCTTGCCCGCGTTTAGATGCCTTCGCTGAGAAGGCTTCGTCAAGTAGTCGAAGCATCAGACTCGATGTGTTGAAGCCATTTTTGGATACATCGATGCTCTCCATCTGGCGATAGAGGCTTGCCATCATCAATGTCTGATTAGCCTCACCTTTCAAGACTGCAAACTGCTCTCTCGCTTCTATTTCAAAGCCGGCGCGGCGATCTCGTTCTTTGTCGATAAGAGCCGCGTACTGGCGGGGTGAGTCCTTTCTTAGCCCCTCTATCAGATCCGCATCTATATCGTAGGTAGCGACCTCGAGCTCGAAGAGCCAATTTGAAAGTATTTCCACAGCTTGTACGCCGAGTACCAGGGCAAAAGCTGCAGCGAGTTGTGAATCTGTAGCTGGATGATCGACCCCGAGAAAGCCTCGAATGACGTTAGGCAGTGAAGCTGCTTCCGCAGAGCTTGCACGTTCACCGATGGCATCCCGGAGTCGAAACAAGGTTCTTGTGACTGATTCTGCACTGGTCGCGTAGGAGCCATCCTCAAGCCAGAACGAAGTTGCCATGCCGATGAGGTCGAAAGCTTCTCGGAAATGCTCGTGGAAATGGGGATACAACGCTAACTCACGCACTGCTAGTTCGGCGTCATCCATGTCCCAAATCAGGCACTTCACGTCGGTCCCTGCGATTTCTAGTTCTTCAGGTTCAATACCTAGCTCGATATCCATTTAGGCCGCCCCTCGCCCCGAGACAGGCGCGCTGTTCCAGCGTCGTGGATTGGATAAAGCCGCTGCCGACAGGACGGACTCGGGGATATTTCTGTTACACGACTTCGTGTCGTTACACTTGAGGCATTCGAGGTGAAAACAACGTGTAACCGATAAATAATTCATTATTATCAATAAGTTATATGGATGCGTTACACCTGTAACACGCGTTACACCGATTTTTGAGGGGGGGCGATTACGTGCGCTCATACCGCCTTCCCAAACTGTCCCTGCACCACATTACCCGCTGCCATTTGCTCAAGGTGGTCGGCATACCACTGCATCATCACTACACGCTGTTCTAGGTACTGAGCCTTGTTATATACCCCTGAAATACCTTCCTCTTTGTGTGCAAGCTGCGCCTCAACGTGTTCTTTAGGCCAGCCATGTTCTCGAAGCAATGTGCTCGCTGTGTGGCGAGTCCCGTGTCCAACGAGACGACCTTTGTAGCCTATGGTGGCGAAGACCTTGTTGATTGTGTTTTCACTGATGGTCGGATTTTTTGATCCCACTCCTGGGAAGAGCCAGCGGCTGCGACCGGTTAAGCAATACAGCTCTTTCAGTGCCGCAACGGCTTGGTGGGGAAGGGGGCATACAAAATCCCGGCGCATCTTCATCTTGGCAGCAGGTGTAGTCCAAATGGATTTTTCAAGGTCGAATTCTTTCCATTCAGCCAATCGAACCATGCCGGGTCGTGATGCTGTCCAGACACAAAGCCATGCAGCAGTGCGGGCTGTCAGTCTGCTCGGTGTGTTTCTGAGCGCTTGGAGGAATTCAGCCAGCTCAGGCTCCAGCAAATGTGGATGCTGCTGAGTCTTAGGAGCTTGTGCTGCAATGTCACGCAGGCGGCTGCCTGGATCGTTTTCGGTGAGCCCTAGGCCGATGGCTCGACCGAAGATCTGATTGATCCACGTGCGGCACTTTTCCGCCACGTTGTGTGCGTTTCGAGCCTCGAGGGATGCCTGGAGTTCTGCGCAGTCGGTACGGGTAATTTCGTCGAGGGGCTTATCTCCCAATGCCGGGAGGATGTCTTTGTTGAGGTAAGTGCGGATTTTGTTAAGAGTGGAGGGAGCGAGGCCCTTTTCTTCTTTGGCCTTGAGCCAAGCTTCAGCAGCAGCTCGGAAGGTCCGAGTCCTGGCAGCGTCAATGGCAGCTTTGGCGGAGCGTTTCTGTTCCAGAGGATCGGCGCCGCTGCTAACTACCTTGCGTAGTTCAGCAGCTTTGTCCCGTGCCAATGCACCGCTTACTTCCGGGTAACCCCCGAGCCCCATCCAGGCCCAATTGCCCGCCGGACGTTTGTAGCGGAGCTGCCAGGATTTCCCACCATCAGGTTTGACCCTGAAGTAGAGGCCGTTTCCGTCCAGCTCCCTGTATTCCTTTGATTCTGGCTCCAGCCCCGCAAGCGTCGTGTCTGCTAGAGGGCGGCGCTTGATATCTGCGCGCTTCATCCTTGTATCCCAAAGTTCGGCATTTTTCTCAGGATACAAGCAGGGATACAGGGATACAACGGATAAGGGGATACAGAGGTAGATAGCCAGACACAAAAAAACCGGCTCAAGTGGCCGGTTTCTCTGGGTCTGAGAGTCTGGTAGAGACTTTCAGATACTGCTATATGGTGCCCCGAGGGAGACTCGAACTCCCACTCCTTTCGAAAACGGATTTTGAATCCGCCGCGTCTACCAATTCCGCCATCAGGGCTCAATGGCGGCGAAGTATAGAGATGAGATTACCGTCGGTCAATCAGGTACATAGAGAATTTTCACTATTTCGGCTAGACTTCCGGCCCCTGCTAGACGAACCCCATCATGCGCGTTGCTGACTTTACATTCGAACTCCCTGATTCGCTGATCGCCCGCCACCCTTTGGCCGAGCGTCGCAACAGTCGCCTGTTGACCCTTGATGGGGTCAGTGGCGCCCTGGCACACCGTCAATTCACTGATTTGCTTGAGCATTTGCGCCCGGGCGATTTGATGGTGTTCAACAATACCCGGGTGATTCCGGCGCGGCTGTTTGGCCAGAAGGCTTCCGGCGGCAAGCTGGAGATTCTGGTGGAGCGGGTGCTCGACAGTCATCGCGTGCTGGCGCATGTGCGTTCCAGCAAGTCGCCCAAGCCGGGGTCGAAGATCCTGATCGACGGCGGTGGCGAAGCCGAGATGCTGGCGCGTCACGATGCGTTGTTCGAGCTGGGGTTTGCCGAAGAGGTGTTGCCGCTGCTCGATCGCGTCGGGCACATGCCGTTACCTCCTTATATAGACCGCCCGGATGAAGGCTCGGACCGCGAGCGTTATCAGACGGTGTACGCCGAGCGCCTGGGCGCGGTGGCGGCGCCGACGGCGGGGCTGCATTTCGATCAGCCGCTGATGGAGGCGATTGCCGCCAAGGGCATCGAGACCGCGTTCGTGACCTTGCACGTCGGCGCCGGCACCTTCCAGCCGGTGCGCGTGGAGAAGATTGAAGATCACCACATGCACAGTGAGTGGCTGGAAGTCGGTCAGGACGTGGTCGATGCCGTCGCAGCCTGCCGCGCTCGCGGTGGTCGCGTGGTGGCCGTGGGGACCACCAGCGTGCGTTCCCTGGAAAGCGCCGCGCACGATGGCGTGCTCAAGCCGTTCAGTGGCGATACCGACATCTTTATCTACCCAGGCCGGCCGTTTCATGTGGTCGATGCCTTGGTCACCAATTTCCATTTGCCCGAATCCACGCTGTTGATGCTGGTTTCGGCGTTTGCCGGTTATCCGGAGACCATGGCCGCTTATAAAGCCGCCGTCGACAACGAATACCGCTTTTTCAGCTACGGTGATGCGATGTTTATCACCCGTAATCCCGCACCACGTGGCCCTGAGGACAAAGAATGAGTCGCCAAAGTCGTATGTCGTTTGAGTTGCTTGCTACTGACGGCAAGGCGCGTCGCGGTCGTTTGACCTTCCCGCGCGGTACCGTCGAGACCCCGGCGTTCATGCCAGTGGGCACGTATGGCACGGTCAAGGGCATGCTGCCGCGGGATATCGTCGCCACCGGCGCAGAAATCATTCTGGGTAACACCTTTCACTTGTGGCTGCGTCCTGGCACCGAAGTGATCAAGAAGCACGGCGACCTGCACGATTTCATGCAGTGGAAAGGCCCGATTCTGACCGACTCCGGCGGTTTTCAGGTGTTCAGCCTGGGCGCCATGCGCAAGATCAAGGAGGAGGGCGTGACCTTCGCTTCTCCTGTCGACGGCGCCAAAGTGTTCATGGGCCCGGAAGAGTCGATGCAGGTCCAGCGTGATCTGGGCTCGGACATCGTGATGATCTTCGACGAATGCACCCCGTACCCGGCCGATGAAGACGTCGCTCGCGTATCGATGGAGCTGTCGTTGCGTTGGGCCCAGCGTTCGAAAAACGCCCATGGCGACAACACGGCGGCGTTGTTCGGCATCGTTCAGGGCGGCATGCACCAGGATTTGCGCATGCGCTCCCTGGAAGGCCTCGACAAGATCGGCTTCGATGGCCTGGCCATCGGCGGTCTGTCGGTGGGCGAGCCCAAGCACGAGATGATCAAGGTACTGGATTACCTGCCGGGCCAGATGCCGGCTGACAAACCTCGTTACCTTATGGGCGTTGGCAAACCGGAAGATCTGGTTGAGGGTGTGCGCCGCGGTGTGGACATGTTCGATTGCGTGATGCCAACCCGTAATGCCCGCAACGGGCATCTGTTCATTGATACAGGCGTGCTGAAGATCCGTAACGCGTTCCATCGCCATGATGATTCGCCGCTGGATCCAACCTGCGATTGCTACACCTGCCAGAACTTCTCCCGTGCTTATCTGCATCATCTGGACAAGTGCGGCGAAATGCTGGGTAGCATGTTGAATACCATCCACAATTTGCGCCATTACCAAGTGCTTATGGCTGGTTTGCGCGAGGCTATTCAACAGGGTACATTGGCCGCCTTTGTCGATGCCTTCTACGCCAAACGCGGGCTACCTGTTCCGCCTTTGGACTGAGTTTTCTGACCCCAAGATTCAACATTTGCAACTGGAGTGCTAAATGAGCTTTTTTATCTCTAATGCCATGGCTGACGCCGCTGCACCTGCTGCCGGCCCAATGGGCGGCGGCTTTGAGTGGATTTTCCTGGTCGGTTTCCTGGTCATCTTCTACCTGATGATCTGGCGTCCACAGGCCAAGCGCGCCAAAGAGCAGAAAAACCTGCTGAGCAGCCTGCAAAAAGGTGACGAAGTTGTGACCACCGGTGGTATCGCCGGCAAGATCACCAAAGTGTCCGACGACTTCGTGGTTCTGGAAGTTTCCGACACTGTTGAAATGAAGTTCCAGAAAGGCGCCATCGCCGCCACGCTGCCAAAAGGCACGCTCAAAGCGATCTAAGTTTCAACTTCTACTCAATCGACGGGGCGCGCAAGGCGCCCCGCGTCATAAGCGGGCGGCGTGATGCTGAACAAATACCCTCTGTGGAAATACATTCTGATCCTGGCAGTGCTGGCGATCGGTCTGATTTATTCCGCTCCCAATCTATACCCTGATGACCCGGCCATTCAGGTCAGCGGTGCAAGCACTGCACTGCAGGTCACTCAGGCTGATCTGGATCGTGTGAGCACCGCGCTCAAGGAATCCGGGATCAACGTCAAGGCGGCCACCCTGGCTGCGGGCGGCAAGGGCGGTCTGATCCGTCTGACCAAGGCTGAAGATCAGCTGCCAGCCAAAGACGTCGTGCGCAAGGCATTGGGTGATGACTACGTCGTTGCACTGAACCTGGCACAAACCACCCCGCAATGGCTGCGCAGCCTTGGCGCGCACCCGATGAAGCTGGGTCTGGACTTGTCCGGTGGTGTGCACTTCCTGCTGGAAGTGGACATGGACAAAGCCCTCGACGCACGCCTGAAAGTCTACGAAGGCGACGTCAAGAGCCTGTTGCGTAAAGAGAAACTGCGTTATCGCAGCCTGCCGCAACTGGGCGGTGCCATTCAGCTGGGCTTCACTGATGAAGCAGCCCGTGAAGAAGCGCGTACGCTGATTCGCAAGAACTTCAACGATTTCGACATTGTTCCGGCCGACCTCAATGGCCAACCGGTACTGCGTCTGGCGATGACCCCGGCCAAGCTGGCGGAAATCCGCGAATACTCCATCAAGCAGAACTTGACCACGGTACGTAACCGCGTCAACGAGCTGGGTGTTGCCGAACCTATCGTTCAGCGCCAAGGCGCCAACCGCATCGTGGTTGAGCTGCCGGGCGTGCAAGACACTGCCGAAGCCAAGCGTATCCTCGGCAAGACGGCCAACCTTGAGTTCCGTCTGGCGGCTGAGCCTGGCGCTTCGAAAGCCACTTCCGAATCGTTCGAGTTCCGTGAAGGCAATCGTCCTCCGGCGCTGATCGAGCGTGGCCTGATCATCACCGGTGACCAGGTGACTGACGCCAAGGCTGGCTTCGGCGAGCAAGGCACGCCAGAAGTGAACATCCGTCTGGATGGCCACGGCGGCGAGCTGATGAGTCGTGCGACTCGCAACAACGTCGGTCGCAGCATGGCGGTGATCTTCATCGAACAACGTCCTGTCACCACTTACACCAGGCAAGTGGTCAACGGCGTCGAGAAAGACGTACCGGTTCAGACGTTTAAAGAAGAGAAGAAGATCATCAGCCTGGCGACCATCCAGTCGCCACTGGGTGCCCAGTTCCGCATCACTGGCCTGAACGGCCAGGGCGAATCGTCCGAACTGGCGCTGCTGTTGCGTGCCGGTGGTCTGGCGGCACCGATGTATTTCGCTGAAGAACGTACCATCGGCCCAAGCCTGGGTGCTGACAACATCACCAAAGGTATCGATGCATCGCTGTGGGGGATGCTGTTTGTCTCGCTGTTCATCATGGCCATCTACCGCTTCTTCGGCCTCATCGCCACCGTCGCGCTGACGGTAAACATGGTGATGCTGCTGGCCTTGATGTCGCTGCTGGGTGCAACGCTGACCCTGCCAGGTATCGCCGGTATCGTGTTGACCATGGGTATGGCGGTCGACGCCAACGTACTGATCTTCTCGCGGATACGTGAAGAGATCGCGGCCGGCATGACCGTGCAGCGGGCAATCAACGAAGGCTTCGGCCGGGCATTTACCGCGATTCTCGACGCCAACCTGACAACCTTGTTGGTCGGCGGGATTCTCTTTGCCATGGGCACCGGCCCGGTCAAAGGCTTCGCAGTGACCATGTCCCTCGGGATCTTTACCTCGATGTTCACGGCCATCATGGTGACCCGCGCGATGGTCAACCTGATCTTCGGCGGTCGTGACTTCAAGAAGTTGTGGATTTAAGGGGCTGCCATGTTACGTACAATCAACTTCATGGGCGTTCGCAACGTTGCGTTCGGCGTCACATTGTTCCTTACCGTTCTGGCTCTGTTCAGTGTCGCTACCAAGGGCATGAACTGGGGGCTGGACTTCACCGGCGGTACGCTCATCGAGCTGACCTACGAGCGTCCGGCCGACGTCACCAAAGTGCGTGAGCAACTGGTTACATCGGGTTATAACGAGGCGATCGTACAGAGCTTCGGTGCAACTACCGATTTGCTGGTGCGTATGCCAGGTGAGGACCCGCAGCTGGGTCACCAGGTGGCCGAGGCCTTGCAGAAGGTCGGCGGCGACAACCCTGCGGTGGTCAAGCGCGTCGAGTATGTCGGCCCGCAGGTCGGTGAAGAGCTGCGCGATCAGGGCGGCCTCGGCATGCTGATGGCGCTGGGCGGCATTTTGATCTACCTGGCTTTCCGCTTTCAGTGGAAGTTTGCAGTCGGTGCGATCGTGTCCTTGATCCACGACGTGATCGTGACCATCGGTATCCTGTCGTTCTTCCAGATCACCTTCGACCTGACGGTACTGGCGGCGGTGCTGGCGATCATCGGTTACTCGCTCAACGACACCATCGTGGTATTCGACCGGGTTCGTGAGAACTTCCGGGTACTGCGCAAGGCCAGCCTGATCGAGAACATCAACATCTCGACCACGCAAACCCTGCTGCGGACCATGGCGACGTCGATCTCCACCTTGCTGGCGATCGCGGCCCTGTTGTTCTTCGGTGGCGACAACCTGTTCGGCTTCTCCATTGCCCTGTTCATCGGTGTTCTGGCGGGTACTTACTCGTCGATCTACATCGCGAACGTGGTGCTGATCTGGCTGAACCTGAGCAGCGAGGACCTGATTCCTACTGCGGTGGCCGAGACGGAAGTCGACGACCGTCCATAACGGTTAGCGCTTTTCCAGCTGTAGCCCGAGAAGGCGCGAGTATTGAACTCGCGCCTTTTTTTATGCTCCAAGGCTGGGAGAAGCGCGGGCATGTCCCGCATGTGATGGTCAGGAGGTTCATGTGAACAAGTCGATGCTGGTTGGTGCAGTATTGGGTGCTGTTGGTGTGACGGCCGGGGGGGCTGTTGCCACCTACAGCCTGGTCAAAAAAAGCGGCCCTGAGTATGCACAAGTTCTAGCCGTTGAACCGGTCAAGA is a genomic window containing:
- a CDS encoding DUF927 domain-containing protein, with product MSQRPSNSAKRPSFADVKTAALKDIDRVLSHWLPNGKRVDGGKEYTAPNPTRSDKRAGSLKINLSKGTWADFATGDKGGDLIDLVRYLDGGTDVEACNKLEYLLNVSPGATQAKPASTKTKAPEWSAIQPIPAEAMNKCPAKHRQHGAPSKVWIYRDAQGQPLMALYRFDLAPDEDGRPKKVFAPLTWCQRADGQTTQWRWQGLPDPRPLLRLDELTQRADAPVILCEGEKAADAAAELLSGYAATCWPNGSNSWHKADLTPLKGREVLLWPDNDVSGKACMEAVADKLREIGAASVRVIALEVFKRKPTLKNDRAAFAKGGQWDDGDDAADALAKGWTAAHIAELERSGELFGLAVVKPVPDHTETKPEPKAKAAAKRPVKSKNDLMPGGFRLTSEGVFYAGDDGEARPVCSPLEILARTRDDKGQNWGLLVEFDDPDGAKKRWNIPARTMTSDFGKDVLGPLVDMGLRLAGSRSGRNARNDLQSYLGGFDSAQRARLVTRLGWHDSAFLLPEQQVGAHSEHLHFYEAGSQLPPISEAGSLEQWQEQIGALCVGNHRLAFVVGVAFAGPLLHMLGHESGGFHLYGDSSGGKTTHLQVAASIYGGPRLVRSWRSTDNALESIAAAHSDGLLVLDEIGMCDPRIIGETVYMLGNGTGKARANDRGQAGRQVQEWRLLFLSTGEKTLAQHMAEANKELKAGMEVRMLAVPADASKGLGMFDALNGFEDAASLADALKARVAKYYGTPLTAFLTALCEPGKRHGWSAILRRTLEEFIAQSLPASASGQAHRAAARFGLAAAAGELATAMGITGWPDGTATIAARVCLNAWMNERGGAGNFEGDAILARLRQVIERFGESRFTRWESAAAKIDEHGPRTIDRLGFRKTLEHGLGDALHTTNTYYVLPELWRSEIFRGMNINAVNKELLQRGVLEPGGDGKASSLIRLPGLGTQRCYVVKTIPGMDESEARAA
- a CDS encoding helix-turn-helix transcriptional regulator gives rise to the protein MTTAIKHLASHDPATTLIRMPEVVSIVGLARPTIYKLMRQPESGFPLPVKLSNSNARSAPVAWVLGEIQAWTRARIAARDRVAA
- a CDS encoding DUF3077 domain-containing protein; amino-acid sequence: MTTSTTRGHATFTRVNATDLKLFRVNAGVPVEDALEMVSLLQHHANQLNFDAAMSDHGERFSWPALYLGEMAKALIDDINDALFLARADA
- the queA gene encoding tRNA preQ1(34) S-adenosylmethionine ribosyltransferase-isomerase QueA, translated to MRVADFTFELPDSLIARHPLAERRNSRLLTLDGVSGALAHRQFTDLLEHLRPGDLMVFNNTRVIPARLFGQKASGGKLEILVERVLDSHRVLAHVRSSKSPKPGSKILIDGGGEAEMLARHDALFELGFAEEVLPLLDRVGHMPLPPYIDRPDEGSDRERYQTVYAERLGAVAAPTAGLHFDQPLMEAIAAKGIETAFVTLHVGAGTFQPVRVEKIEDHHMHSEWLEVGQDVVDAVAACRARGGRVVAVGTTSVRSLESAAHDGVLKPFSGDTDIFIYPGRPFHVVDALVTNFHLPESTLLMLVSAFAGYPETMAAYKAAVDNEYRFFSYGDAMFITRNPAPRGPEDKE
- the yajC gene encoding preprotein translocase subunit YajC, whose translation is MSFFISNAMADAAAPAAGPMGGGFEWIFLVGFLVIFYLMIWRPQAKRAKEQKNLLSSLQKGDEVVTTGGIAGKITKVSDDFVVLEVSDTVEMKFQKGAIAATLPKGTLKAI
- a CDS encoding tyrosine-type recombinase/integrase → MKRADIKRRPLADTTLAGLEPESKEYRELDGNGLYFRVKPDGGKSWQLRYKRPAGNWAWMGLGGYPEVSGALARDKAAELRKVVSSGADPLEQKRSAKAAIDAARTRTFRAAAEAWLKAKEEKGLAPSTLNKIRTYLNKDILPALGDKPLDEITRTDCAELQASLEARNAHNVAEKCRTWINQIFGRAIGLGLTENDPGSRLRDIAAQAPKTQQHPHLLEPELAEFLQALRNTPSRLTARTAAWLCVWTASRPGMVRLAEWKEFDLEKSIWTTPAAKMKMRRDFVCPLPHQAVAALKELYCLTGRSRWLFPGVGSKNPTISENTINKVFATIGYKGRLVGHGTRHTASTLLREHGWPKEHVEAQLAHKEEGISGVYNKAQYLEQRVVMMQWYADHLEQMAAGNVVQGQFGKAV
- the tgt gene encoding tRNA guanosine(34) transglycosylase Tgt, which encodes MSFELLATDGKARRGRLTFPRGTVETPAFMPVGTYGTVKGMLPRDIVATGAEIILGNTFHLWLRPGTEVIKKHGDLHDFMQWKGPILTDSGGFQVFSLGAMRKIKEEGVTFASPVDGAKVFMGPEESMQVQRDLGSDIVMIFDECTPYPADEDVARVSMELSLRWAQRSKNAHGDNTAALFGIVQGGMHQDLRMRSLEGLDKIGFDGLAIGGLSVGEPKHEMIKVLDYLPGQMPADKPRYLMGVGKPEDLVEGVRRGVDMFDCVMPTRNARNGHLFIDTGVLKIRNAFHRHDDSPLDPTCDCYTCQNFSRAYLHHLDKCGEMLGSMLNTIHNLRHYQVLMAGLREAIQQGTLAAFVDAFYAKRGLPVPPLD